The sequence below is a genomic window from Deltaproteobacteria bacterium.
GCCTCCAGGACGCGGTCCGTGCCGCTGGGATGATCCGGGCTGGTCATGACCACGGGCACGTCCAGTTCCTTGGCCTTGGCGTGGATGCGCTCGTCGTCCGTGGCCAGGACCACGCGCGTGATGAGCGGGCAGCGCGCGGCGCGAGTGCAGACATGCCAGAACATGGGGTACTCGTTGATAAGGGCCAGTGGTTTGCCTGGAAAACGCGTGCTGGCGTACCGGGCCGGGATGATGGCGATGACCTCGGGCATGGTTACTCCTGGGAAAGGTATGGATCGAGAAGGGCGAAGCTGGCTGCGGTCGCGCCTTGGCGGGCCTGGACATAAGCCTGGAATCGGACCCGGACCTCGGCGCGAGGCGGGGCCGGGGCCAGGAGAATGGCGGCCAGCCGGACGGGATCGGCCTCGCGCTCGGCCAGACCCGCGAAAATTTCTTCTCCGACCCAGGCGAAGTTGTCCAGGTGTGGTCCCATGGCCGGGAGCACCCCTTGGGCCAGGGGTTCCAGAAAATTTTGTCCTCCCAGACGGGCCAGGCTGCCGCCGACAAAGGCGCGATGGGCCAGGGCGTAGGCTTGGGCCAGTTCCCCGAATCTATCCCAGACGAGGACTGTTCCTGGCGAAGCAGGGTCATCCAGGCAGGATCGGTTTCGGGTCGCGATGCCAGCCTTGGCCAGACGCTCGCGCCAAGTCGGACAGCGGTGCATGTGGCGGGGAAAAAGGCCGATGATGCAGTCTGGTCGCGCGGCGCGCAGGGCGTGGATCAATTCCAGCACGGGTTTTTCTTCCTCGGCGCGCACGGAGCCAAGAACGAGGAAGGGGACACGGGCCGGGATCAGCCCGCGCAGAGGATTGGCGTCTGATTCCCGGAAATGGGCATCCGCGGCCCGATCGAATTTGATGTTGCCGGTCACGGTGACGCGG
It includes:
- a CDS encoding 3-deoxy-D-manno-octulosonic acid transferase; the protein is MQLNRPGLVLFGLAYSLLWVLALPILALSKRLRTGWRQRLGWDTPPSCDIWIQGASAGECALAATLLGSPEFTRLADSKPVRVLGTSCTSQGLDVLSAAAIHPQTTLHERFFPFDLPALMARTLRAVRPKVVVLLETEIWPGLLLACARLKIPVIVLNARMTPASLAGYLALRPVLARLAPDRVGAMAKDDARRFALIFDPDRVTVTGNIKFDRAADAHFRESDANPLRGLIPARVPFLVLGSVRAEEEKPVLELIHALRAARPDCIIGLFPRHMHRCPTWRERLAKAGIATRNRSCLDDPASPGTVLVWDRFGELAQAYALAHRAFVGGSLARLGGQNFLEPLAQGVLPAMGPHLDNFAWVGEEIFAGLAEREADPVRLAAILLAPAPPRAEVRVRFQAYVQARQGATAASFALLDPYLSQE
- a CDS encoding 3-deoxy-manno-octulosonate cytidylyltransferase, with translation MPEVIAIIPARYASTRFPGKPLALINEYPMFWHVCTRAARCPLITRVVLATDDERIHAKAKELDVPVVMTSPDHPSGTDRVLEA